Sequence from the Longimicrobiaceae bacterium genome:
CGCCCCAGCTCGCCGCCGCGCTGGCCGTGCTCGCGCTGGCCGAGACGCAACCCGCCCCCGATGGAGACGATGTACGCGACCCGTGACGGCGACACCGCCGAGCCTTCCGCCGCGGAGCACCCCAACCGCCGCCGCACCGACCGCCACTCCGGCACGCTGGTGCTGATCGGGGGGGCGTGCACCCCGGAGGGCGACGCGCTGGGGAGCTTCCTGGAGCGCTGCCACGCCCGGGAGGGGGGGAAGGTGGTGGGGATCACGACCGCCTCCACGGACCCGGCGAGCTCCGCGCGGGAATGGATGGCCGCGTTCGCGGCGGCGGGCGCGCACAACGTGGAGATCCCGGTGATCGACCGACGCGACCGCGCGCAGGACCCCCGCGTCGCGGAGATGATCCGGGGCGCGGACGGCATCTTCCTGGGCGGGGGCGACCAGGTGCACCTGGTGGCGACGCTGGGCGGATCGCGCGTGGACCGCGCCATCCGGGAAGCGTACTCCCGCGGCGCCGTGGTGTGCGGGACCAGCGCGGGCGCCGCGGCGCTCACGGAGACGATCCTGGCCGGGGGGGAGCCGGACGAGTACGGCCGGATGCAGGACCTCCACCTGGGCCCCGGCTTCGGGCTGCTGGGGTTCCGCGCCCTGATCGACACCCACTTCACGCAGCGCCGCCGCCTGCAGCGGCTGTTCATGGTGATCGCCCAGAACCCGGAGCTGATGGGGCTGGGGATCGACGAGGACACCTCGGTGGTGATCCACGGGCACCTGGGCGAGGTGCGGGGGCGCGGCTCGCTCACCTTCGTGGACGGCCGGGGGGTCCGCTTCGACAACGCCGACGAGTGCATGTCCGGCACTCCGCTGACGCTGAGCTACCTGAGGGTGGGGATCGTGGGGGCGGGGTACACCTTCAACCTCCGCGAGCGCGAGCTGGAGGTGCTGGTGCAGGCGCGCGCCAGCCAGGAGGAGATGGAGGTGGTGCGGGGCGAGGACGCGGAGGAGCGCCCGCCTCGGGTGCGGAGCGCGTAGGCGGGGAGTGCGGGAGTGCGAGGGTGCGAAGTGCGAAACGGCGCCCTGCGGAGAGGGTGACCGGGAGGTGGGGGGAGGTTCCGCAGGCGGTGCGTTTGTGTGAGCCCGCGCAGTCACTCCGGTCACCCAAGCGGCCGGGCGAGTTTACGCACCGCCGGAGGAGCCTCCCCCCGCCGACCCAGCGCGACAGAGCCGCAGCCACGGGGTTCGAGTCTTGCGGGCTCGGCCACGTTCCAGGCCGCCCTCGCCGTCCTCCCGAACCGCCGCCGTCCGTGCGAATGACCAAGCTCCGCGCCGCCACCCGCTCCGCGCGCCCGAAGCGCACCGCGCGCGGGGAGCCCGCCGCCACCTTCCCGCTCCGCGTCGCCGCGATCGACGTGGGCTCCAACGCCATCCGCTTCATCGCCGCGGAGTTCACCGGGCCGGGGGAGCGCACCGTGCTGGACGAGGAGCGCGTGGGCGTGCGGCTGGGGCACGACGTGTTCCTCACCGGGAAGCTGGCGCCGGAGGCGATGGAGGCCGCCGTCGCGGGGCTGGCGGACTTCCGCCGTCGGATGGAGAGGCTGGAGATCGAGCACTACCGC
This genomic interval carries:
- a CDS encoding cyanophycinase, which encodes MYATRDGDTAEPSAAEHPNRRRTDRHSGTLVLIGGACTPEGDALGSFLERCHAREGGKVVGITTASTDPASSAREWMAAFAAAGAHNVEIPVIDRRDRAQDPRVAEMIRGADGIFLGGGDQVHLVATLGGSRVDRAIREAYSRGAVVCGTSAGAAALTETILAGGEPDEYGRMQDLHLGPGFGLLGFRALIDTHFTQRRRLQRLFMVIAQNPELMGLGIDEDTSVVIHGHLGEVRGRGSLTFVDGRGVRFDNADECMSGTPLTLSYLRVGIVGAGYTFNLRERELEVLVQARASQEEMEVVRGEDAEERPPRVRSA